TATTTCGTGACGTGCCTGAAGGcgtgtttgcatttctcttaatctagctgaCCTCCGTAAACTCTGCGCTTCGCCTCTgctttgccaaatctgcccccatcTATCCTTGTTAGagggaccaggtgtcagattatctGAAGAgctaaaagggagtgaaagttcaaggctctgaatcattctcatgggaatttggactttcgctttccaaagcagcaggattttcactacacaaaccgtcatcttctacattgacctcagaatcattgacaTCTTCATTGACATCAgggaatacaatcagagagtcaggtacaggttcacacacaggctgaatcccaacACTTTGGCCCAGTTTCAATTTACCTGTGGTCGCAGTAACTGCACTTGAAGGGCCGCTCCTCGCTGTGCCGGAAGCGGATGTGGTTGCGCAAGGAGGAGGGCAGAGGGCAGGTCATGTCACACAATGGACACTTGTAGTGGTTGACTAcgcaaaaggaaggagaggagaggtcATGGCTAGGAACTGTTGGCAGCAAGGGTCGGAGCTACGGAAAGGGGCCTTTCTTATCCATCACTTACCATGGTTCCTCATGTGATCCCGCAACAACCTCTCTGTGGCGAACCTCTTGGAACAGTGGGAACACTGGAAACGCTGTTCTGTGGGCAACAGGGGAAGGTGAAGCGGGTACAGCACAAAGGCTGGGCACAAAAAGATATAGCAGCTTTGAGCAACATCCCTCATCCTTTTGGAAATCTTAGTTCTTTTGATACCTGTTATGCCACTATtgggtttttttggtcatgtATGAACTCTATGTCATGTATGAACTCTATGTTAACATACCTAATATCAAAAAACAACGGaccccaataaaagaaactgactggacaaaagtgacaaattatttgaaacagaaaaatggaaatataataatataaaagaaagagaaaacaagagggaagaaaagccaagaaaagaaagaaaggaaagactaCTGGTaagatactcaggaagtcaacTAAGTCAACTGGTaagatactcaggaagtcaacTAAGGAGATACATACCACCTTActccagattttatttatttatttattttaaacactaTCTGCTATgctgtgttttcatttttatttttttcattttttaaaaaatttcttccttctttcctttttcttccttttctctttcttcctttatgACTATTTTTTTGTTCGTTTTGTTTgaattttctatatatttttgtttgtttgtttgttttttaaaaaaccttcaatTTCTATGTTAGGGGAAAATatcctaaaatatagcagagcatccaaaaacatgaACAGAATACAAAAAATTGAGCACCAGCTCATTAGCGAGCAAAGcatgaagtgccgtgtgatgtggctgtaaagaatccagagcttaggaggcaaagatgcagagtccaatcttaaaaatcaccaAAGtgttatttacaataataagaaataactgcatttcttcatGGTAAAGGACTGGGTCTAAGCTACTCTGACACCCATCTCTtgtaaggtttcaagagagggaaaaactcaaatcactacatctcttctgacacacaagcagagagagatctcaaagcacacagcacatactctccagacTAAAGTGTAAGAAAGCAGAAGTCAGATTCTAAAAGCTTGAAGTAGAAACATATCAAACAGAGTCTTCAAAGTGCTTTTCCAAAGATCAGGAGAGGAACTTTCTGTATTCACTATTGCTCTTTGTTCTGCTCCTATTCAAAGATCCAGGCTGCTGCTTCCGTAACACTTAGGGGTGGTTAGGGCCTCCTCCCATTACTCACGTTCCAAAGCTGTCTGTCGGCGGAGGTGGTCAAAGAACTTGGTGTTGTTGGAGAACATCCCACCGCAGGTGGGACAGGCCACCACCTTCTCCTGTGTGTGGCTGCGCAGATGCTCACGCAGCTTGCACCGGCCCTTGAAAGTGCAGTCGCAGTCTAGAACCAAGCAGGAACCAAGCAGGGAAGAGTCAGCATGGGTGTCAGCATTCCCTAAAAGTTTCTCAAAGTCTTCTTCACAAACACATgggatttcttttttttagaactatttatttatttactgtatttatataccacctttctcatccctggggggactcaaggcggtttacaatatgctaatggcaaaaattcaatgccaacatagagtgcacaaagaaatcataacagTTAATTagtacatataactatgaacttaaacaTTAAGGTGGTTGTTCTGTGTACTGCGCACAAGACAAAAGCTAAAGCCAGGTTTCCTCAACAGCACGAAGTCACTCATGAACAATAATTCAATTTCAGCCCTTCcaccaaatttattttatttgtacagaGCAGCTCTTCAACTTTGCAAATTCTGAGTAAAGTGATATTAGCTGCAGTATGGCAATCATGCATAATATTCAATAGGATTTAATATTTAAACTCCATTTTTTTCACATATTTTGTTTCAAGAAAATTTCAAGCTTCTGAAGAGTGAGGTTGAGGGTCTGCATATAGCTTTCAGGGCAcactttcaacacacacacacataccggATTTAGAATGACGCTTTCCATAACGTCCTTATTTCAAAACCCCAGAGGTTTTCCATACTAGTTTTAATCCTTACCTTTCCAGCCACAGAAGACCATGTGATTTTCTTTTCCGATGGCCTTGTACTCTGTGCAGAAACTGTGGTCCTCTACATGCCGGTAGAACCACTCAGGGTTATCGAATGCTCGCTTGATGGGAAAACAAAGAAATTGGGATGTTCTCTTGGTGCACCATGACAACAAACAAATAGATCCATGTCGGATGTGCACCAGGGAACTTATATTTGTCCTGTGACCTACAAATAAAACGGTTCTTCAAAAGGAATTAGATTCCTGTGAATCTCTGTGTCACTCCAAAAAGCATCTACTGTAAATAACTGTACATTTCAATCTACTACTGATGTAGAAAGGGAGCAATACTGGAACAGTGCTGAGCCCTTCTGTGTCTGTCAAAGTTGGATAGATGTGTTCAGAaaaaatatttaatgtttttttcccctgtgCTTGGCAAAAATCAGTCCCCAAGGGTCTCTGAATTATGGTACAAATTGTACAGACTGAAGCTGTTTCTACAGGTAAAGAAAATATGTACAGATTTTTACTGGCCTGAAAAAAGGTGTTTGGTATGTTTGTAAAATCcactgcattgtccatagaagcTGTCTATAACCTCTCCCAACCAATGCaaatggatattattattattattattattattaaatgaccaCAGCAGACCAAATGATTACCTCACAATACTCCCAGAGGCAGAGGAAGTTCTCCTGAATTTCAGGGATGATGTTCCGGCTCTGGAAGTCCAGCTGGCAGGGGGTCAGGTCTGACTGGCTCTGCAAGGCTTGCAGGCCCCACTGCTTCAATTTAGTGTGGTAACAGTGGAAGTAAACATGGCGGACCAGCTccgcaggattttctggagaacAGAACCCACATTCCTGCCAAAGGCAAGAGTATTCTTCTGAAatgggaggggaaaaagaagaaaagagtagAGGAAATTACATTTGGGTGAGAAACTGGGGTTTATGAGggtcaaatgatgatgatgatgatgacgattattattattattgattttagtTGTTATCCACCTCTCCCAACTGCTCAAGGTAgagtacaacaaagtcaaaacatatcagaataaaatacacccaataaaatacatatatcaaaactCAAACTTATTACACAATGTTTCTATAATTTGACAACTATTGTGAGGTGTTGTTAAAACAGGAGTATCTGGATCTTCTCTCACTGCTTCCAGGCCTGGAATTTTGAAtactttttggggggaaaatatatTATGAGAGGGATCTCAGCTTCCAAAAACTATACGCAAGCCTGTATTTCCTTAAACTTATCACTTATTGAAACATCACTATTTTCTAAGCTGCTCAGAGCTTCCTTGTATTCACTGCCCACATAAAATCATTACCAGGCCTTTCTGCCTTGTTCTACTAACTATTTAGTTATAACCATAAGTCTGTTTGGATACAACAAGCCAGAATTCAACCATATGCGACTGGTGCTGGTCATcgaccataataaataaataaacaaacaaacgcaTTATCCATATTTTGTTTATCAGCCCCAAACCACAAACTATGCTTATTGTTGGCTTATACATTCTGTCCTTATGTCTGAACTTGGCATCATGGTTTGCACCTGGCTTGTTTGTCTGAAGAGGAActgaagaaagagcaaaagaggACTAGACCCACAATGAGGAACGCAGATTGTAGTTTGTTTAGTCTATGGAGCAATGGATGCTAAAGAGAAACAAATCATGACTCAGAAAAATATAGCTTAGTTTGATGTGTGAATGTGGCCCATATGTACTTGCATCAGTATCTTGCATTACCCTCACCCTACAAAAATTCCAACATGGAAGAATCTGCAACTTGGCATTAGACATTCACAATCACAGTGCAGCTAATCTAAGTACTGACTACTTATATAGGAATGCCTTTAATGACATGTTAAGTATCCCAAGACCAAGACCACCATAATAaggccatggccatataatccagattaccaaagcagataatccacattatcttctttgaactggattatatgagtctacattgccatataagcccattcaaatcagataatctggattttatatggcaatgtagaaggagtcCTACTTTCCAGTTCCTGAAGCATTCATGTATCTTAATTTCTAAAGAATTGTATTCTCATTAATACAACCAAGCGAGTCATCACCAATGTTTAGCCAACAGGCACAATGATATTTTGGGAGGTATGTCAAAACGTTTTAGTAACACCACAACTTAGATTAAAAAGCTTTAGGGTCAGTTGCATTTGTATTCGGTGCTCCTTACCAAGTGAATCCATGTCATCTTCCTCGTCTTCACCATGAAGGTGCTGCTTCAAGTGCTTGGACACATGTTCACAGAACTCTTCCATCTGTGAGGCCACAAAGCTGCACATCGCCCATTCGCACTGCAGAACCAAGGAGTCTCTATTCCCTGGCTTCCCAGGAGGCATGATAAGAGAACTGCTggtaaacaaaaataatatttcctcCTGAGAAATAGAGTCACTTATATTCTGAGTCACAAAATGTAAAGGGGACCAGGCTTTGTTTGTTCTGTCCTCACAAAAGGAAGAGCCCGAAAAATGGCTGAAAGAAAAGTCTTATCTGCAGATCATCGCAAGAATGCTTTGAATCCCCGATCGAACTTGGGGGGCtaaaaaagccacattttcaaaGCTCAAGGAGATTGTACATCCTCCTAAAGAGGAACTGAAAAGAGAGCAAACAAGAACTAGATCCATAAAGAGGAAAGCAAATTGTAGTTTgcttggacggccatctgtcaggggtactttgtgcttttcctgcatggcagagggttggactagatgggccatgTAGTCATCATCCAACTCTattagtctatgattctatgatcgctCTCCTGTACAATTCCTCTGACTCATCTCTTGGGATTTTTCCATGCAACCTTTTTGGTTATTTCTTGTTAGCAGCCTTGATCCCTATATATATCTTGCGAGAAGTGGGATAAAAATTAAGTAAAGATAAGAAataattcaattttttaaaagtgcagTATCCCAAAAGATGGAAtccattgggttttttaaaaaaccatatatatattccCTTACTCTAGGATAAACACCAatatatcctcctcctcctcatataTTTCATGCTCATTTTCAATTTGCATTTGCTTCACAGTTTATTTGAATTCatcttcttggcagaaggttggactggatggcctacgaggtctcttccaactctatgattctatctttctattttttttacaaatgcatGGTCACAATACAACACAGCAAAGAAAGTGCAATCTTTTAAATTCCCATCCAGTCTATTTTAGCTTATGCCAACCAAAcactccaaaaagcaaactttgttgttgttattattattattattattattagtatcctGATGTTatctctgggggcccttctacattgacatatgaaatccagattctgctttgaactggattatatggcagcagtaaaggtgaaggtttccccttgacattaagtctagttgtgtccaactctggaagttagtgctcatctccatttctaagccgaagagctggcgttgtccgcagacacttccaaagtcatgtgcccggcatgactgcatttctaagccgaagagctggcgttgtccgcagacacttccaaagtcatgtgcccggcatgactgcatggcgcactgttaccttcccgccggagcagtacctattgatctactcacatttgcatgtttttaaactgctaagttggcagaagcttgggctaacagagggagctcaccctgcttcccagattccaactaccgatcttttggtcagcaagttcagcagctcaatgctgtaacccactgtgccattgggggggggggtccatatgacagtataataataataataataatctttatttataccccgccaccatctctccaatgggaactcggagcggcttacatgaggccaagcccaaacagcaaattacaataaaataaaaccgaaaacgcaaacaataaacaacaaacaccATAATTATATAAAGcatatgaaaacatagcaatataaaattacaataggcacaatcacaatgacaatgggcgggctacatgtaatgattaaaagagagactgGTTAAAACTCATTAAAACTTAGGCGAGATAAGATAGAGACAGATTATTAGCggaggaggactcattatagtgggggttgtggaatcaggctttcccaCAAAGAGGGGGTGgggacatatactccaatgacaaaacattGTGGCTAGCAATAGTATGAGAGTGTAAACCAATTCATCAaaagcgcagcagaagagccaggttttaaggtcctttttaaaggtttctagagtaggggctttcctaatttctccaggtagtgacttccagagtcgagggggccacagaggaaaaagctctctcaaCTGTACTTACTAGGCGAGCTTGTGAAATtggcaggggtgaaagaagggcctccccagaagaacggagGGTTATAAgtatagacttatataatccatcggggggggggggggtccatatgGCAGTAAAGACTTATGTAATCCAGttagtgtggattatctgttttgataatatggattatatggccctGTGATTatgacactattattattattattattagatacacaacaagatggtgatgatgatgatgatgatgattattattagatacacaacacagcaaacaagaataCTATGTTGGCTTCTATTgtaggccgccttgagtcccctccaaggtgagaaaagcaggaaataaatatggtaaataaaataataaatattttgtattcaatcacacaagttccaatgaatcatctgagcaacggtgttgtgcctctgcttgtagtctgtttgcgtgatcttcttgcgtagacgcctccaaggtcatgtagctggcatgattgcatggagtgctgttaccttcctgcagaagcagtacctatcaatctactcacatttgcatgttttcaaactgctaggttggcagaagctggggttaacagttgGAGCTCACTCTACAACAAAGATTTGAACTTCCAGCCTTTTGGcaagcaagtttagcagctcagtggtttaaccaccgAGGGCTCAAGGGCCTAGATAttccaaaatatattattattattattattattattattattattattatttgaaacacaacaagatgagtccacagcagacactctgctggcagttgtattggatcacacgtcggacaattcccaggtgtctaggactgtgtgatgtatcggcaaataatgtgtgcagatcccagtaaggtggcagatggcagatggtaatttcgtcagtgccgattgtgtttaagtgcaggccaaggtctttaggcaatgcacccagtgtgctgatcaccactgggaccaccttgactggcttgtgccagggtctttgcagttcgatctttaaatcctcatatcgtgtcagtttttccagttgtttctcttcttttttaaaatattttttattattttatcatggtttaatacatcTGTTATACATTgctttacagcagatacatattattcaatgcaACCTAACAtccttttggcatctagtgttattattctacttatacatattttctatccctcaccattgtgctcccctcccccctcccaagccacagcttttacatgtcatctgtccaaaatttcaattcttcttgtggaggtaactttccttctttatttttttatcctttttcaataaattttctccatacatcatcaaaatcactttgtttccatatacctcttttaacttttaatatacacatCAGCTTATCATCTATTGCcaatttccatccttccttgtaccactcctctatttgtatatttatttctcttttccaattccttgctataagcagtaatgctattgttaataagtttgttattgcatctttatcctcttttttcaattgtttattattatatcatgataataaagctatactgggacttctttctattttaatattcattatatcttcaaTTTCTCTAAACACTTTCCCCCAATAATtaattacatatttacattgccaccacatatgtatatatgttcctggttcttgacatcctctccaacaattttttgaatagtttttatttatatgtgctatttttactggtgttaggtaccatttccatattaacttatcataattcccaagtgtctaggactatgtgatgtattggtgaataatacgtgcagatcccagtaaggtggccttttgtagctggcagatggtatttttggcagcaccgattgtgtttaagtgcaggccaaggtctttaggcactgcacccagtgtgccgatcaccactgggaccactttgactggcttgtgccagagtctttgcagtttgatctttaaatcctcatatcgtgtcatcttttccagttgtttctcttcaatcctgccttcacctgggattgcaacatcgacaatccatactttgtttttttaacacgattgtgaggtcaggagtattatgctccaaaactctgtctgaattattattattattattctaacttCTCCTAATAGACCAGCTACTTGCTACGGTTTATTtaatgagagggccttctcggtggaggctccccggctgtggaacgcccttcccacagacattagattagcaccatctctaatggtattccgcaaaaaagtaaagacctggttatttgtgcaggcgttcgaataattagtgcaatgattggtaatgacataggaatggaacaatggatgacgaatctggattgtgttttttaatgatgagacgctagtgaatggttattatagtaattgtgtactaactgtgtattagattaggttgttaactgttttttaaattggtgcattgaattttgctgcttcctgtgtgttgtgaaccgctgagaacagcggtatagaagtaaagtaaattaaataaataaataaataaataatgtatttgttTCTGTGACAAGTTAGATAAACTGTGTTAGATGAACTAAGCCCCTTAATTTGGAGAAAGGTGGGTTATagatgaacaataacaacaatgacaacagcaatcataataacaaaaatcataataaaataataacaataataagagccacaataacaataaacaattacaacaataagtaataacaacaataacaataaataataacaataacaacaataaatagtaacaacagtaacaacaacaataacaggacTCAAGGAGAAAGGCCCCTCCAGGACATTTCCTGGGCGAACAGGCCTCTCCCAAACCCCAACTTCACACCCAAGCCATTACGCGACATTATCTGGCTTTCAATGCCGCTCGTCAAGCTTGTCTGGCCCACCCCCCGAAGCAACCCGGCTCCTACCCAATTCCTTAGGGCTCCGAGCGCGGCAAAGGCGGCGGAAATATCTCGCATTCGGCCCACGAACGGGTGAGGCCTACAGGCCCGGGATCCAGGCTGCAGAGGGAGGCACTAGGCCCCGTTTCCATAGTGACCGTCCTTCCCTTCAACTCCGAGCGCGGCAGCTTCCGCTCCCTCCGCCCTACACCTGAGCCAGTCTTAGCCAATGGGAGTGCTCGATGCCGACCGAGCAGCCAATGGCGTGACGCGAAGGGCGGTCTCCAGCCGAGCTGTCAAACTATAAAGAGAGAGTCCGTGTTACAAGGGCCGGTTGGAAACACAGACTGAAAGGTTAGAGTTCCGGGCTGCAGTTCAAGTCTAATAAGGGAAGTGAGAAGATTTTGAAAACAATATAGCGGgatttatagaatcctagaatcaaagagttggaagagacctcctgggccatccagttcaaacccattctgccaagaagcaggaatattgcattcaaatcacccctgacagattgccatccagcctctgcttaaaagcctccaaagaaggagcctccaccacactccagggcagagagttccgctgctgaacggctctcacagtcaggaagttcttcctaatgttcagatggaatctcctttcttgtagtctgaagtcctagtctccagggaagcagaaaacaagcttgctccttcctccctgtggcttcctctcacatatttatacatggctatcatatctcctctcagccttctcttcttcaggctgaacatgcccagctccttaagccgctcctcatagggcttgttctccagatccttaatcattttagtcgccctcctctggacacattccagcttgtcaatatctctcttgaattgtggtgcccagaattggacacaatattccaggtgtggtctaaccaaagcagaatagagcatggggagcaggacttccctagatctagacactatgctcctcttgatgcaggccaaaatcccattggctttttttgccgccacatcacattcctggctcatgtttaacttgttgtccacaaggactccaagatctttttcacacgtactgctctcgagtcaggccttgtcccccattctgtatctttgcatttcgtttttcctgcaaaaatggagtatcttgcatttgtccctgttgaacttcattttgttagttttggcccttcatctctctaatctgtcaagatcgttttgagtcctgttcctgtcctctggagtcttggctctccctcccaatttggtgtcgtctgcaaacttgatgatcatgccttctagcccttcatctaagtcattaataaagatgttgaacaggacggggcccaggacggaaccctgcggcactccactcgtcacttctttccaagatgaagaggaagtttgattcaatttcatcattggtggagttcagaaaaataaaataaaacgagGGAGGTGTAGGAAAATGCGGGGAGTCAAAGGAGCCAAAGGAACCATACAATTAAGATGCAAGGTGTTTGTATAGGAATACAAGTATATATTATtcttttttaattatatatatagaaatatatcaaaatataatataataatataatatattctgtgattatatgatatt
This portion of the Anolis sagrei isolate rAnoSag1 chromosome 7, rAnoSag1.mat, whole genome shotgun sequence genome encodes:
- the HINFP gene encoding histone H4 transcription factor, which translates into the protein MPPGKPGNRDSLVLQCEWAMCSFVASQMEEFCEHVSKHLKQHLHGEDEEDDMDSLEEYSCLWQECGFCSPENPAELVRHVYFHCYHTKLKQWGLQALQSQSDLTPCQLDFQSRNIIPEIQENFLCLWEYCERAFDNPEWFYRHVEDHSFCTEYKAIGKENHMVFCGWKDCDCTFKGRCKLREHLRSHTQEKVVACPTCGGMFSNNTKFFDHLRRQTALEQQRFQCSHCSKRFATERLLRDHMRNHVNHYKCPLCDMTCPLPSSLRNHIRFRHSEERPFKCSYCDHSCKNLIDLRKHLDTHNKDPTYRCEFESCSFSARSLCSIKLHYKKVHEGDSEPRYKCHICGKCFTRGNNLTVHLRKKHQFKWPSGHPRFRYKEHDDGYMRLQLVRYESVELTEQLLKDREKQGEMLEEEATQCMVLAGAEGSLQGIILEPSLAEEEAEAEDLCIAMPPQQDGGGNASSPDREHKAPPSPIIRVVSRTNERGESETVYYVLANASSESRTEGPTPESAPEPEENVMDRLQKTAEELGIQIV